In one window of Notolabrus celidotus isolate fNotCel1 chromosome 17, fNotCel1.pri, whole genome shotgun sequence DNA:
- the LOC117828641 gene encoding F-box/LRR-repeat protein 7-like isoform X1 encodes MGANNGKLYGSEGKGSSSISSDISSSTDHTPTKAPKNVATTEGLDSSTRTLSTPSPGLILPSKSSSLSSPALSSNGHETNSSSSSSAPAETVAVVHSQPGTHTRSRQSKAHHHAPIDLLPDHTLLQIFSHLSTNQLCRCARVCRRWYNLAWDPRLWSTVRLTGEVLHVDRAIRVLTHRLCQDTPNVCLTLETVVVNGCKRLTDRGLHVVAQCCPELRRLEVSGCYNISNEAVFEVVSRCPNLEHLNLSGCSKVTCISLTQEASLQLSPLHGQQISIHFLDMTDCFSLEDEGLRTIASHCPRLTHLYLRRCTRLTDEALRHLALHCPSIRELSLSDCRLIGDFGLREVARLEGCLRYLSVAHCTRITDVGMRYVARYCPRLRYLNARGCEGLTDHGLSHLARSCPKLKSLDVGKCPLVSDSGLEQLAMYCQGLRRVSLRACESVTGRGLKALAANCCELQLLNVQDCEVSPEALRFVRRHCRRCVIEHTNPAFY; translated from the exons GTTTGGACTCCAGCACACGCACTCTAAGCACCCCCAGCCCTGGTCTCATCCTCCCATCtaagtcctcctctctctcctctccagccCTCTCCAGCAATGGCCATGAGACcaactcctcttcctcgtcttcCGCCCCCGCAGAGACCGTCGCTGTCGTCCACTCTCAACCTGGCACTCACACACGCTCCCGCCAGTCCAAAGCCCACCACCACGCCCCCATCGACCTCCTCCCGGACCACACCCTCCTGCAGATCTTCTCCCACCTCTCTACCAATCAGCTCTGCCGCTGCGCCCGCGTATGCCGCCGCTGGTACAACCTGGCGTGGGACCCCAGGTTGTGGAGTACGGTTCGGCTGACGGGTGAGGTGCTCCACGTGGACCGTGCCATCAGGGTGCTGACCCACCGGCTGTGCCAGGACACCCCGAACGTGTGTCTGACCCTGGAGACGGTGGTGGTGAACGGGTGCAAGAGGCTGACTGACCGCGGACTGCATGTGGTGGCTCAGTGCTGCCCGGAGCTGCGTCGCCTGGAGGTTTCTGGATGCTATAACATCTCTAATGAGGCGGTGTTTGAGGTGGTGTCCCGCTGCCCCAACCTGGAACACCTGAACCTCTcag gctgCTCTAAGGTCACATGTATCAGCCTCACCCAGGAGGCCTCGCTCCAACTGTCCCCTCTACACGGCCAGCAGATCTCCATCCACTTCCTGGACATGACTGATTGTTTTTCCCTCGAAGACGAGGGCTTGCGAACTATCGCCTCCCACTGCCCCCGCCTGACACATCTGTATCTGCGGCGCTGCACCAGACTGACGGATGAGGCCCTGCGCCACCTGGCTCTCCACTGCCCCTCAATACGGGAGCTAAGTCTCAGTGACTGCCGCTTGATTGGGGATTTCGGCCTGCGTGAGGTGGCCCGCTTGGAGGGCTGCCTGCGCTACCTGAGTGTGGCCCACTGCACTCGCATAACGGATGTAGGCATGCGCTATGTGGCGCGATACTGCCCAAGACTGCGCTACTTAAATGCCAGGGGTTGTGAAGGGCTGACAGACCACGGCTTGAGCCACCTAGCGAGGAGCTGCCCCAAACTCAAGTCCCTGGATGTGGGTAAGTGCCCGCTCGTGTCGGACAGCGGGCTGGAGCAGCTGGCAATGTACTGCCAAGGCCTGAGGCGAGTGAGTCTCAGGGCGTGCGAGAGTGTGACGGGCAGAGGACTCAAAGCTCTGGCTGCAAACTGCTGCGAGCTGCAGCTTCTCAACGTGCAGGACTGCGAGGTGTCGCCGGAGGCTCTGCGGTTTGTCAGGCGCCACTGCCGGCGCTGCGTCATCGAGCACACAAACCCCGCTTTCTACTGA
- the LOC117828641 gene encoding F-box/LRR-repeat protein 7-like isoform X2, with translation MGANNGKLYGSEGKGSSSISSDISSSTDHTPTKAPKNVATTEALSSNGHETNSSSSSSAPAETVAVVHSQPGTHTRSRQSKAHHHAPIDLLPDHTLLQIFSHLSTNQLCRCARVCRRWYNLAWDPRLWSTVRLTGEVLHVDRAIRVLTHRLCQDTPNVCLTLETVVVNGCKRLTDRGLHVVAQCCPELRRLEVSGCYNISNEAVFEVVSRCPNLEHLNLSGCSKVTCISLTQEASLQLSPLHGQQISIHFLDMTDCFSLEDEGLRTIASHCPRLTHLYLRRCTRLTDEALRHLALHCPSIRELSLSDCRLIGDFGLREVARLEGCLRYLSVAHCTRITDVGMRYVARYCPRLRYLNARGCEGLTDHGLSHLARSCPKLKSLDVGKCPLVSDSGLEQLAMYCQGLRRVSLRACESVTGRGLKALAANCCELQLLNVQDCEVSPEALRFVRRHCRRCVIEHTNPAFY, from the exons ccCTCTCCAGCAATGGCCATGAGACcaactcctcttcctcgtcttcCGCCCCCGCAGAGACCGTCGCTGTCGTCCACTCTCAACCTGGCACTCACACACGCTCCCGCCAGTCCAAAGCCCACCACCACGCCCCCATCGACCTCCTCCCGGACCACACCCTCCTGCAGATCTTCTCCCACCTCTCTACCAATCAGCTCTGCCGCTGCGCCCGCGTATGCCGCCGCTGGTACAACCTGGCGTGGGACCCCAGGTTGTGGAGTACGGTTCGGCTGACGGGTGAGGTGCTCCACGTGGACCGTGCCATCAGGGTGCTGACCCACCGGCTGTGCCAGGACACCCCGAACGTGTGTCTGACCCTGGAGACGGTGGTGGTGAACGGGTGCAAGAGGCTGACTGACCGCGGACTGCATGTGGTGGCTCAGTGCTGCCCGGAGCTGCGTCGCCTGGAGGTTTCTGGATGCTATAACATCTCTAATGAGGCGGTGTTTGAGGTGGTGTCCCGCTGCCCCAACCTGGAACACCTGAACCTCTcag gctgCTCTAAGGTCACATGTATCAGCCTCACCCAGGAGGCCTCGCTCCAACTGTCCCCTCTACACGGCCAGCAGATCTCCATCCACTTCCTGGACATGACTGATTGTTTTTCCCTCGAAGACGAGGGCTTGCGAACTATCGCCTCCCACTGCCCCCGCCTGACACATCTGTATCTGCGGCGCTGCACCAGACTGACGGATGAGGCCCTGCGCCACCTGGCTCTCCACTGCCCCTCAATACGGGAGCTAAGTCTCAGTGACTGCCGCTTGATTGGGGATTTCGGCCTGCGTGAGGTGGCCCGCTTGGAGGGCTGCCTGCGCTACCTGAGTGTGGCCCACTGCACTCGCATAACGGATGTAGGCATGCGCTATGTGGCGCGATACTGCCCAAGACTGCGCTACTTAAATGCCAGGGGTTGTGAAGGGCTGACAGACCACGGCTTGAGCCACCTAGCGAGGAGCTGCCCCAAACTCAAGTCCCTGGATGTGGGTAAGTGCCCGCTCGTGTCGGACAGCGGGCTGGAGCAGCTGGCAATGTACTGCCAAGGCCTGAGGCGAGTGAGTCTCAGGGCGTGCGAGAGTGTGACGGGCAGAGGACTCAAAGCTCTGGCTGCAAACTGCTGCGAGCTGCAGCTTCTCAACGTGCAGGACTGCGAGGTGTCGCCGGAGGCTCTGCGGTTTGTCAGGCGCCACTGCCGGCGCTGCGTCATCGAGCACACAAACCCCGCTTTCTACTGA